Within the Amycolatopsis camponoti genome, the region GCTTGACCTCGCCGGTCAGGTCCGTCACCAGCTCGCCGACCGAGCGGTCGGCCGCCGGCTGCTTGTTGACTTCTTCGATCACGGAACACCTCCTTGCCTGGCCGCCGTGTACCCACTGGGCCCGGGGTCAACCACGCCGGGTTTGACCGGTGCGGCACCGGGTAGGCGGTTTCCCGGTCGCCGGCCCCGGTCCGGGAGCACGCCGGCGCACCCCCCAGCGCCACACGAACGGGTGACGCGGCGAGGCGGGAACGCACCGCGGTGTTTCGCGTCCGGGGGCCTCGGGTAGGCGGCAAGCATGACTTCCCCCGACGTCCCGGCCGTGGAACTGAACAACGGCGTGCGGATCCCGCAGTTCGGGTTCGGCGTGTTCCAGATCCCGCCCGAGGAGACCGCCCAGGCCGTGCGGACCGCGCTGGAGGCCGGCTACCGCCACATCGACACGGCGCAGATGTACCGCAACGAACAGGGAGTCGGCGCCGGCATCGCGGAGTCGGGGATCCCGCGCGAAGACGTGTTCGTCACGACGAAGCTGGCGAACGACGCGCACGGCCACGACAACGCCATCACCGCGCTCGAGGGCAGCCTGCAGCGCCTGGGCTTCGACTACGTCGACCTCTACCTGATCCACTGGCCGTTGCCCCACAAGAACAACTACGTCGCGACGTGGCGGGGCTTCGAGGACATCCTGCGGGCGGGCAAGGCCTGCGCCATCGGCGTCTCGAACTTCCAGCCCGCGCACCTCGACCGGCTCGCCGAGGAGACCGGCACCGTGCCCGCGGTCAACCAGATCGAGCTGCACCCGGCGTTGCAGCAGACCGAACTGCGCGCCTACCACCGGGAGCACGGCATCGCCACCGAAGCCTGGAGTCCCTTGGCCCAGGCCGAAGTCCTCTCGGACCCGGTGCTCACCGACCTGGCCGAGAAGCACGGCCGGACCGCCGCGCAGGTGGTGCTGCGCTGGCACATCCAGCTCGGGAACATCGTCTTCCCCAAGTCGTCTTCGCCGGAGCGGATCAAGCAGAACATCGACGTCTTCGGCTTCGAGCTCGACGACGAGGACATGACGGCGATCGGCAAGCTCGACGCCGGCCGGCGCACCGGGCCGGACCCGGAGACCTTCACGGGGTGACCGCGGCGTTTCCCTCCGCAACCGCCCGGGTACCTCACCCGGAGAGGTCCCCCTGGAAGGAGCATCCGGCATGAGCACCAACGCGTACCTGTCGTTTCTCGTGATCGGGGTGGTGCTGGTCCTGGTCGACGGGCAGATCATCTACCGCAGCGGACGCCGTTACCTGGAGAACTCCTACGGCGACCCGGCGGCGGGTGCGTCGATGACCCGGCTGGTCACAGTGCTGTTCCACCTCGCGACGCTGGGCATCCTGGCCCTCATGTCGACCATCGACCTCGGCGACGGCATCCCCGGCGTCGTCAAGCGCGTCGGCGTTCTGCTGCTGATCCTGGCCATCGCCCACGCGATCACGCTCGCCGTTCTGTCCCGCATCCGCGGCGAGCAGGAGGTGGAGGCGGTCGTCCAGCGCGGCCCCCGGCCGCAGCAGCGGGTGGAACCCGAGCCGCAGCGCCCGACCGTGACGCCGGCGCCGGGTCAGCCGGGTACCTACCCGGACGTCAGCCCGTCGCTGGAGAACCGGTCCCCGTACTCGGCTTCGTAACCGGATTCCGGTCCGAGGGCGGCTCTTTCCCGGGAAAGTGCCGCCCTTGTCCGTGCCCGGGGCCTCAGCGGTCCGCCGGCAGCTCCACCTCGGTGTGGCGGGTGGCGAGCGTCCGGGCCAGGTCGGCCAGCTTGACGTTCAGGTCCTGGGACGCGCGGCGCAGCACATCGAACGCTTCGTCGGCGGTGATGCCGCGGCGCTGCATCAGGATGCCCTTCGCCTGGCCGATCACGTCCCGGCTCTCGACCGCGCGGCGCAGGTGCTCCGCCTCCAGTTCGGCCGCCACGACGGCCTCCGTGTGCGCCAGCGCCAGGGACGCGTGGGTCGCCAGCAGGAGCGCGAGGTCGATCGCCGCGCCGTCGAACGCACCCGGCCGGCTCGAGTAGATGTTGAGCGCACCCGAGCGCCGCGGCGGACGGGCGTCGGGGAGCAAGGCCGTCGCCAGCACCGAGTGGTACCCGTGGCCGGCCGTGGCCGGACCGAACGACGGCCAGCGCGGGTCGCGGCCGACGTCCTGCGACCAGGCGATGGCCGGCCCGTCCGGGCGCGCCGACTCGACGCACGGCCCCTCGCCGTGGTCGTACTGCACCTGGTCCAGCCGCACCGCGACCGGGTCGGTCTCCACCGGCGTGTGGTACCGGCCGTCGGGTTCCCGCAGGGTGACGCTGACCAGGTCGGCGTCCGGGACGAGCGCGCTCGCGGCGCCGACGACGAGCCGGAGCACGCCCCCGACGGTCGGGGTCACGTCGAGCAGCGTGCGCGTGAGATCGGCGAACTGCCGCGCCAGCGGCCCGGCCGGTTCGATACCGTCCTGCGCGAACCCGGCGCGTTCCCGCGCCCACTCGTCTTCGTCGATGCTCATGCGTCTCCGTCGTCTTCGAGATGTACCCCCATTCAACCCGATGCCGATGCTCAACCGGGCGAGCCGGCCGCGTGGCGCAGCGCGGCTCGCGCCCGGTCGACGAAGCCCGGGCCCGGCCACAGCTGGTCGGCCTGAGGCATGCGGTCGGACAGGTCCGGGTGCGGCAGCGTCGCCGCGGCGTCCCGGGCCGCCGTGACCTCCTTGCCCAGCTCGGCGCGCCGCTCCGGCGAACACGTGAGCCGGACCTGCCGCACCGCCTCCGGGCCCTCTTCCCGGACGTGCCGGCGCACGGCGCGGATCAGCCCGCCCAGGAGGCGCTCGAACCGGGTCTCCTGCGGTCCGACGCCCTCCAGCTCGCGCATCAGGCCGTCCGCCTCCGCGAGGTCGCCTTCGCCATCGACAAAGGACTCTTCGGCGACGGCGTGGCGGACGACCTCCGCGATCAGGTGGTCGGCGAGGTCCTTGCGGTTCTCGGGGCTGCCCTGGCCGAGCTCGAGCTCGGTGCACAGCCGGTCCAGTCTCCGGTGGTCGCCGGCGAGGACGGTGGTCAGGTCGGTTGCGGGCTGGCTGCCGTTCATGCACGCTCCTGGTCCGGACTCGGGTTTTCCCGGACCGGATACCCGCTGCCCGGCGGCCGAATCCCGTGTCGGCCCGGTGCCCGCCGGGTACCCGCCGGGGGAATCGGCCCCGAAGGAGGATGACCATGGCAGCGCCGTCGTCGGTGATCGAGCGCGAACGCAAGTACGAGATCGTGGCGGGCAGTGGAGTGCCCCGGCTCGTCGGCGTCGCGGGCGTCGAGACGCAGGACGACCCGGTCGAACAGATCCTCGACGCATCCTACTACGACACCGAAACCTTCCGGCTGGCGCGCGGCGGCATCACGCTGCGGCGCCGCGTCGGCGGGCACGACGCGGGCTGGCACCTCAAGCTGCCGGTCTCCGCCGACGAGCGGCAGGAGATCCAGCTGCCGCTGGGCGGCGACCCGAACAAGGTCCCCGGACGGCTGCGCCGGCTCGTGCGCGCCTACACGCTGGGGGAGAAGCTGGTGCCGATCGCGCACCTGCGCACCGACCGGTTCGCCCACCGGCTGGCCGACGGCGACGGCCGGACCGTCGCGACCCTCACCGACGACCACGTGACGGGCGAAGCCGGTGGCGAGAGCGCGCGGCTCGACGAGTGGCGCGAGCTGGAGCTGGAACTCGATCCCGCGACCGACCCGGGCCGGCTCGAGGACTTCGACCGGGCCCTCGGGGAAGCCGGCGCCTCGGCCTCGCCGTGGCCGTCGAAGCTGCGGCGCCTGATCGGCGACCGCGTCCCCGCGCCGCCCCGCGGCCGCAAGAAGCCGACGGCGGGCGACGTCGTGCTGACGTCGCTGCGCGAGCACTACGCCCGGCTGCGCCGCGCCGACGTCGGGGTGCGCCTGGACGTCGAGGACTCCGTCCACCAGATGCGCGTCGCGACCCGGAAGCTGCGCAGCTCGCTGAAGACGTTCGGGTCCGTCGTGGACGAGGACGAGACGCTCACGGCCGAGTTGAAGTGGCTCGGGCAGCAGCTGGCGCCGGCCCGCGACGCGGAGGTCAGCGAGCGGCGGCTGCGCGAGCAGCTCGACGAGATCCCGTCCGAGCTGGTGTTCGGGCCCCTGCGGCAGTACCTCACCCGCTACTTCGCCCGCGAGGCCGAGGAGGGGCGAACCCGGGCGATGGCGGCGCTGACCGGCAAGCGGTACCGGACCCTGCTGCGCACGCTGGACACCCTGGTGGAGAACCCGCCGCTCACCCGCCGGGCGCGCAAGCCGGCGAAGTCCGCCTTGCGCAAGCCCGTGCGCAAAGCCGCCGCGAAGCTGCGCCGGGCCGAAGCGGCGACGCGCGGGCTGACCGGCCACGAGCTCGAGACCGCACTGCACGAGGTCCGCAAGAAGGCGAAGCGGGCCCGCTACGCCGCCGACACCGTCAAGCCGGTCTACGGCAAGAAGCTGCGGCAGTGGCGCAAGAACGTCAAGACCGTCCAGGGCACGCTGGGCGAGCACCAGGACACCGCGGTCGGCCGGGACGTCCTGCACCACCTCACCATCGCCGGACACGGCGAAGGGCAGAACACGTTCACGTTCGGGCTGCTCTACGAGCGGGACGCCGAGAGGGCGGAGAAGCTGCGCCGGCGGTTCGCGGGGGAGTGGCGGCGGCTCCGGAAGGGCGAGCGGCCGGGCTGGCTGCGCTGACGCCGTCCGGGAGGCCGGGAACGACCTGGTCAGGACGCCGGATGTCATGAACGAGCCCGTTCATGACATCCGGGTCTAGCCTTCGCCGGTGAGCTTCCCGCGGAGCTGCTCCAGGGTCTGCGACAGCAGCCGGGAGACGTGCATCTGGGAGATGCCGACGCGGTCGGCGATCTGCGTCTGGGTCAGCCCGCCGAAGAACCGCATCACGAGGATCGCGCGCTCGCGCGGCGGCAGCTCCTGGAGCAGCGGCTGGAGGGCCTCGTGGTTCTCGACCATGGTCATCTCGTGGTCGGGTTCCCCCATGGTGTCCGCCAGCGACAGCGCCTCGGCGTCGTCGTGCACCGGCTTGTCGACGGACAGGGCCTGGTAGGCGTTGCCGGCCAGCAGCCCTTCGCGGACCTCGTCGACGTCCAGGCCGAGGTGCTCGGCCAGCTCGGTCGGGGTGGGCGCGCGACCCAGGCGCTGGGACAGCGCGGCCGAACCCTGGCTCAGG harbors:
- a CDS encoding CYTH and CHAD domain-containing protein; translation: MAAPSSVIERERKYEIVAGSGVPRLVGVAGVETQDDPVEQILDASYYDTETFRLARGGITLRRRVGGHDAGWHLKLPVSADERQEIQLPLGGDPNKVPGRLRRLVRAYTLGEKLVPIAHLRTDRFAHRLADGDGRTVATLTDDHVTGEAGGESARLDEWRELELELDPATDPGRLEDFDRALGEAGASASPWPSKLRRLIGDRVPAPPRGRKKPTAGDVVLTSLREHYARLRRADVGVRLDVEDSVHQMRVATRKLRSSLKTFGSVVDEDETLTAELKWLGQQLAPARDAEVSERRLREQLDEIPSELVFGPLRQYLTRYFAREAEEGRTRAMAALTGKRYRTLLRTLDTLVENPPLTRRARKPAKSALRKPVRKAAAKLRRAEAATRGLTGHELETALHEVRKKAKRARYAADTVKPVYGKKLRQWRKNVKTVQGTLGEHQDTAVGRDVLHHLTIAGHGEGQNTFTFGLLYERDAERAEKLRRRFAGEWRRLRKGERPGWLR
- a CDS encoding hemerythrin domain-containing protein is translated as MNGSQPATDLTTVLAGDHRRLDRLCTELELGQGSPENRKDLADHLIAEVVRHAVAEESFVDGEGDLAEADGLMRELEGVGPQETRFERLLGGLIRAVRRHVREEGPEAVRQVRLTCSPERRAELGKEVTAARDAAATLPHPDLSDRMPQADQLWPGPGFVDRARAALRHAAGSPG
- a CDS encoding aldo/keto reductase; the protein is MTSPDVPAVELNNGVRIPQFGFGVFQIPPEETAQAVRTALEAGYRHIDTAQMYRNEQGVGAGIAESGIPREDVFVTTKLANDAHGHDNAITALEGSLQRLGFDYVDLYLIHWPLPHKNNYVATWRGFEDILRAGKACAIGVSNFQPAHLDRLAEETGTVPAVNQIELHPALQQTELRAYHREHGIATEAWSPLAQAEVLSDPVLTDLAEKHGRTAAQVVLRWHIQLGNIVFPKSSSPERIKQNIDVFGFELDDEDMTAIGKLDAGRRTGPDPETFTG
- a CDS encoding ANTAR domain-containing protein, with translation MSIDEDEWARERAGFAQDGIEPAGPLARQFADLTRTLLDVTPTVGGVLRLVVGAASALVPDADLVSVTLREPDGRYHTPVETDPVAVRLDQVQYDHGEGPCVESARPDGPAIAWSQDVGRDPRWPSFGPATAGHGYHSVLATALLPDARPPRRSGALNIYSSRPGAFDGAAIDLALLLATHASLALAHTEAVVAAELEAEHLRRAVESRDVIGQAKGILMQRRGITADEAFDVLRRASQDLNVKLADLARTLATRHTEVELPADR
- a CDS encoding SigB/SigF/SigG family RNA polymerase sigma factor, with translation MSTERKTVLHRPDEYAHCEPLFEELGSLGPDDPRREVVRSRLVTELLPLAEHIATRFSGRGEPREDLVQVARIGLINAVDRFDPARGHDFLSFAVPTIMGEVRRHFRDTGWSVRVPRRLKELHLSLSQGSAALSQRLGRAPTPTELAEHLGLDVDEVREGLLAGNAYQALSVDKPVHDDAEALSLADTMGEPDHEMTMVENHEALQPLLQELPPRERAILVMRFFGGLTQTQIADRVGISQMHVSRLLSQTLEQLRGKLTGEG